Proteins from one Megalopta genalis isolate 19385.01 chromosome 1, iyMegGena1_principal, whole genome shotgun sequence genomic window:
- the C3G gene encoding C3G guanyl-nucleotide exchange factor isoform X1, producing MPQYDESFLDSPIFRRRTRSYAVQKEFVPKSRSFITATPLLLAVTNHARTLSGSISTCSLKEVEERSSGKARGGKLARRARSFKEDFLEKLSQMRSPGSVSGGGGSGAATRAASPSSPRTPRDKNAPACTDTAAATTEKNPIRDLHIHVRQVQLALLHFRDVVWKKKLEMLPGNGTIVLDTITTIQSVLKSYLLYENSSALGSATDLVYQTLAQLLQLCDEVLLQGDQSPALDTEHVTHVIRVVEEAVKNLVALANEKIANRQKPAAVAANNRTSGYGSELTPQRNSLPDIPLTPRERQILEQTAATTSLVRSSHSSESILRDSSPPPKPPLPERTNVCLSEENSSSGTPPPLPPKRKTRAQQLLEESEIRSLLASSLDRVSLRSQSPVDSSSLLSASGGSLDSALNHSRDEDEIRAIMGPNDESLNVSMDSLMATIQGMQVNGTSNCSGWDGSETSITSIMLLGQTPQEMLDAFTGIEGKLERLSTQTQESGVVSMHSQRSSSQSYTTSSITSKRSSQQSSISYNSQTFNSQQQSFSQTKVSSDSNGSIFTQKTMSSSESTISTTNISGNGDPALLEKLVNEIESISVSDTNGVPPALPEKRSKRRKERQPSQYDNVPENEHLSTCSLHTSNGDSPDASKPPPLPLKKRHMFQSVAYSVMAYMEMFGNCSHSNNDFISGLGTRHSVAAYNSMQAEWQKHEMALTTTQSCSFMAHTMTTLHDSSNTSITMTPPVSEVTNNSSLPPALPPKRSRSIKSNATPPPISPKPTVSMQSIHTIDPVVTSTPVKIEESVCTHEKKDITPSTPVKLNNVTLETILPPSRPASNALSTVSVDESTLELRDVDQDVKYSPSILEELDVTKYLVFKKPDEEGPDIRGGHPDALLIHATKANKHDEKESDFLYQEAFLTTYRTFMQPLELIRKLHRRHQLFSCSADVIEQRAAREAFSLLVRVVSDLTISDLDDTLLQTLMEYVLQLVCTGDLTMAKALRVKILEKHQAKQLQSAQPILSSLSVTTKQASLLDFKSEQIAEQMTLLDADLFMKIEIPEVLIWAQEQNEERSPNLTRFTEHFNKMSYWARSRILEHRLENEAKDREKYVVKFIKIMKHLRKINNFNSYLALLSALDSAPIRRLEWQKHITEGLKEYCALIDSSSSFRAYRQALAETQPPCIPYIGLVLQDLTFVHIGNNDLLPDGTINFSKRWQQFNIVENMKRFKKGRYSFKKHERIITFFNNFSDFLCEEAMWQISESIKPRGGKKTQSQN from the exons AAGTAGAGGAGCGGTCCAGCGGGAAGGCGCGCGGCGGTAAACTAGCGCGTCGTGCGCGCTCCTTCAAGGAGGACTTCCTGGAGAAGCTCTCCCAGATGCGTTCACCTGGCAGCGTGAGCGGTGGCGGTGGTAGCGGGGCCGCCACGAGGGCTGCCTCACCCTCGTCGCCACGGACACCTAGGGACAAAAACGCCCCCGCCTGCACCGACACCGCGGCGGCCACCACCGAGAAGAACCCCATCCGAGACTTGCACATCCACGTGCGACAGGTGCAGCTGGCGCTGCTTCACTTCAGGGATGTCGTGTGGAAGAAGAAGCTCGAGATGCTGCCGGGAAACGGCACCATCGTCCTCGACACCATTACCACGATACAGTCCGTGCTGAAGTCCTATCTTCTCTACGAGAATAG CTCCGCTCTGGGTTCAGCGACGGATCTAGTCTATCAGACACTAGCGCAATTGTTACAGCTCTGTGATGAGGTGTTACTGCAGGGCGACCAGTCACCTGCGTTAGACACCGAGCACGTGACACACGTCATAAGAGTAGTTGAGGAAGCTGTGAAAAATTTGGTTGCCTTGGCAAACGAGAAGATCGCCAACAGACAAAAACCCGCAGCTGTCGCTGCTAACAACAG AACGTCGGGTTATGGGTCGGAATTGACGCCACAAAGAAATTCCTTACCCGATATTCCGCTAACCCCGAGGGAACGGCAGATTTTAGAGCAGACCGCTGCGACTACTAGTCTGGTCCGTAGTTCGCATAGTTCCGAGTCGATTTTAAGGGATTCTAGTCCACCCCCAAAACCACCACTCCCTGAGAG AACAAATGTGTGTCTGTCGGAGGAAAATAGCTCTTCCGGGACACCGCCGCCGTTGCCCCCGAAACGGAAAACGCGAGCTCAGCAGTTGTTGGAGGAGTCCGAAATCCGAAGTCTTTTAGCGTCTAGTCTTGATAGGGTCTCCCTGCGAAGTCAATCTCCAGTGGATTCGTCGTCACTTTTAAGCGCGTCGGGTGGAAGTCTGGATTCGGCTCTGAATCATTCTCGCGACGAGGACGAGATTAGAGCGATCATGGGACCAAACGACGAGTCTCTGAACGTCAGTATGGATAGCCTAATGGCTACTATCCAAG GCATGCAAGTAAATGGTACCTCAAACTGTAGCGGCTGGGACGGTTCTGAAACCAGTATAACAAGCATTATGCTGTTGGGTCAAACTCCCCAAGAAATGCTTGACGCGTTCACTG GTATTGAAGGAAAACTGGAACGATTATCCACTCAAACGCAAGAATCCGGTGTGGTATCCATGCACTCACAACGAAGTTCGTCCCAAAGTTACACCACCTCAAGCATCACATCCAAAAGATCGTCCCAGCAGAGTAGCATTAGTTACAACTCCCAGACGTTTAACTCGCAGCAGCAATCGTTTTCCCAGACCAAGGTGTCTTCTGACAGTAATGGGTCCATATTCACCCAGAAGACAATGAGTAGTTCGGAAAGTACCATTAGCACAACAAATATATCTGGAAACGGGGACCCTGCATTGCTGGAGAAATTGGTAAAT GAAATAGAATCGATTTCTGTGTCAGACACGAACGGCGTGCCTCCGGCATTGCCGGAGAAGCGTTCGAAACGTAGAAAAGAGCGTCAGCCGTCGCAGTACGACAATGTACCTGAGAACGAGCATTTATCAACCTGTAGTTTACATACCAGTAATGGCGACAGTCCGGATGCCAGTAAACCACCGCCGCTTCCGCTCAAAAAGAGACACA TGTTCCAATCAGTGGCATATTCTG TTATGGCGTACATGGAGATGTTCGGGAACTGTTCCCACAGTAACAATGACTTCATCTCTGGTCTTGGGACTCGCCATTCAGTAGCAGCTTATAATTCAATGCAAGCAGAATGGCAAAAACACGAGATGGCCCTCACTACCACCCAGTCGTGCTCTTTTATGGCACACACTATGACTACATTACATGACAGCTCAAA TACCTCCATAACTATGACACCGCCGGTATCCGAAGTAACAAATAATTCTAGTCTCCCACCTGCATTGCCACCAAAGAGATCCCGTTCCATTAAATCAAACGCAACACCTCCACCTATATCACCGAAACCCACTGTTAGTATGCAAAGTATACATACGATCGACCCTGTAGTAACTTCGACACCAGTGAAAATAGAAGAATCGGTATGCACCCATGAGAAGAAAGACATCACACCTTCGACGCCGGTAAAATTG AATAATGTTACCTTAGAAACAATATTGCCACCTTCAAGACCTGCTAGCAATGCACTGTCGACCGTATCAGTTGACGAGAGCACTCTTGAACTAAGAGACGTCGATCAAGATGTAAAGTATTCTCCAAGTATCCTTGAGGAACTTGATGTCACCAAGTATTTAGTATTCAAGAAACCTGACGAAGAAGGACCTGATATACGGGGAGGACATCCGGATGCACTACTGATTCATGCAACCAAAGCTAATAAACATG ATGAGAAAGAGTCAG ACTTCCTATATCAAGAAGCATTCTTAACAACATATAGGACCTTTATGCAGCCACTTGAATTAATTCGGAAATTACACAGACGTCATCAATTGTTCTCTTGCTCTGCTGACGTCATTGAACAAAGGGCAGCTCGCGAGGCGTTTTCTTTATTAGTTAGAGTCGTTAGTGACTTAAC GATATCAGATCTCGATGATACTCTTCTGCAAACCTTAATGGAATACGTACTACAATTAGTATGCACTGGCGATCTCACAATGGCGAAGGCTCTGCGAGTCAAAATTTTAGAGAAGCATCAAGCGAAACAGTTGCAATCTGCGCAACCAATCCTCTCGTCTCTGAGCGTGACAACGAAGCAAGCTTCTCTTCTCGATTTTAAGAGCGAACAGATAGCTGAACAAATGACCCTGTTAGACGCAGATTTGTTCATGAAAATCGAGATACCGGAAGTGTTGATCTGGGCCCAGGAACAGAACGAGGAGCGAAGTCCGAATCTAACTAGGTTCACGGAACACTTCAATAAGATGTCGTACTGGGCTAGATCAAGGATATTGGAGCATAGGTTAGAGAACGAGGCGAAGGATAGAGAAAAATATGtggttaaatttattaaaataatgaaGCACCTTAGAAAGATCAATAACTTTAATAGTTATCTAGCCTTGCTTTCTGCACTGGATAGCGCGCCTATTAGAAGGCTCGAGTGGCAAAAGCATATTACAGAAGGCTTAAAGGAATATTGTGCTCTTATCGATAGTTCTAGCAGTTTTAGAGCCTACAGACAAGCTCTAGCTGAAACGCAACCGCCATGTATTCCATACAT TGGTCTCGTGTTACAAGATCTTACATTCGTGCATATTGGAAACAATGATTTATTACCTGATGGCACTATAAACTTTTCGAAAAGATGGCAACAGTTTAACATCGTTGAAAATATGAAGAGGTTCAAGAAAGG AAGATACTCGTTCAAGAAACATGAACGTATAATAACGTTCTTCAACAATTTCAGTGATTTCCTCTGTGAGGAGGCCATGTGGCAGATTTCAGAGAGTATCAAACCGCGCGGAGGTAAAAAGACCCAGTCACAGAACTAG
- the C3G gene encoding C3G guanyl-nucleotide exchange factor isoform X5: protein MRSPGSVSGGGGSGAATRAASPSSPRTPRDKNAPACTDTAAATTEKNPIRDLHIHVRQVQLALLHFRDVVWKKKLEMLPGNGTIVLDTITTIQSVLKSYLLYENSSALGSATDLVYQTLAQLLQLCDEVLLQGDQSPALDTEHVTHVIRVVEEAVKNLVALANEKIANRQKPAAVAANNRTSGYGSELTPQRNSLPDIPLTPRERQILEQTAATTSLVRSSHSSESILRDSSPPPKPPLPERTNVCLSEENSSSGTPPPLPPKRKTRAQQLLEESEIRSLLASSLDRVSLRSQSPVDSSSLLSASGGSLDSALNHSRDEDEIRAIMGPNDESLNVSMDSLMATIQGMQVNGTSNCSGWDGSETSITSIMLLGQTPQEMLDAFTGIEGKLERLSTQTQESGVVSMHSQRSSSQSYTTSSITSKRSSQQSSISYNSQTFNSQQQSFSQTKVSSDSNGSIFTQKTMSSSESTISTTNISGNGDPALLEKLVNEIESISVSDTNGVPPALPEKRSKRRKERQPSQYDNVPENEHLSTCSLHTSNGDSPDASKPPPLPLKKRHMFQSVAYSVMAYMEMFGNCSHSNNDFISGLGTRHSVAAYNSMQAEWQKHEMALTTTQSCSFMAHTMTTLHDSSNTSITMTPPVSEVTNNSSLPPALPPKRSRSIKSNATPPPISPKPTVSMQSIHTIDPVVTSTPVKIEESVCTHEKKDITPSTPVKLNNVTLETILPPSRPASNALSTVSVDESTLELRDVDQDVKYSPSILEELDVTKYLVFKKPDEEGPDIRGGHPDALLIHATKANKHDEKESDFLYQEAFLTTYRTFMQPLELIRKLHRRHQLFSCSADVIEQRAAREAFSLLVRVVSDLTISDLDDTLLQTLMEYVLQLVCTGDLTMAKALRVKILEKHQAKQLQSAQPILSSLSVTTKQASLLDFKSEQIAEQMTLLDADLFMKIEIPEVLIWAQEQNEERSPNLTRFTEHFNKMSYWARSRILEHRLENEAKDREKYVVKFIKIMKHLRKINNFNSYLALLSALDSAPIRRLEWQKHITEGLKEYCALIDSSSSFRAYRQALAETQPPCIPYIGLVLQDLTFVHIGNNDLLPDGTINFSKRWQQFNIVENMKRFKKGRYSFKKHERIITFFNNFSDFLCEEAMWQISESIKPRGGKKTQSQN, encoded by the exons ATGCGTTCACCTGGCAGCGTGAGCGGTGGCGGTGGTAGCGGGGCCGCCACGAGGGCTGCCTCACCCTCGTCGCCACGGACACCTAGGGACAAAAACGCCCCCGCCTGCACCGACACCGCGGCGGCCACCACCGAGAAGAACCCCATCCGAGACTTGCACATCCACGTGCGACAGGTGCAGCTGGCGCTGCTTCACTTCAGGGATGTCGTGTGGAAGAAGAAGCTCGAGATGCTGCCGGGAAACGGCACCATCGTCCTCGACACCATTACCACGATACAGTCCGTGCTGAAGTCCTATCTTCTCTACGAGAATAG CTCCGCTCTGGGTTCAGCGACGGATCTAGTCTATCAGACACTAGCGCAATTGTTACAGCTCTGTGATGAGGTGTTACTGCAGGGCGACCAGTCACCTGCGTTAGACACCGAGCACGTGACACACGTCATAAGAGTAGTTGAGGAAGCTGTGAAAAATTTGGTTGCCTTGGCAAACGAGAAGATCGCCAACAGACAAAAACCCGCAGCTGTCGCTGCTAACAACAG AACGTCGGGTTATGGGTCGGAATTGACGCCACAAAGAAATTCCTTACCCGATATTCCGCTAACCCCGAGGGAACGGCAGATTTTAGAGCAGACCGCTGCGACTACTAGTCTGGTCCGTAGTTCGCATAGTTCCGAGTCGATTTTAAGGGATTCTAGTCCACCCCCAAAACCACCACTCCCTGAGAG AACAAATGTGTGTCTGTCGGAGGAAAATAGCTCTTCCGGGACACCGCCGCCGTTGCCCCCGAAACGGAAAACGCGAGCTCAGCAGTTGTTGGAGGAGTCCGAAATCCGAAGTCTTTTAGCGTCTAGTCTTGATAGGGTCTCCCTGCGAAGTCAATCTCCAGTGGATTCGTCGTCACTTTTAAGCGCGTCGGGTGGAAGTCTGGATTCGGCTCTGAATCATTCTCGCGACGAGGACGAGATTAGAGCGATCATGGGACCAAACGACGAGTCTCTGAACGTCAGTATGGATAGCCTAATGGCTACTATCCAAG GCATGCAAGTAAATGGTACCTCAAACTGTAGCGGCTGGGACGGTTCTGAAACCAGTATAACAAGCATTATGCTGTTGGGTCAAACTCCCCAAGAAATGCTTGACGCGTTCACTG GTATTGAAGGAAAACTGGAACGATTATCCACTCAAACGCAAGAATCCGGTGTGGTATCCATGCACTCACAACGAAGTTCGTCCCAAAGTTACACCACCTCAAGCATCACATCCAAAAGATCGTCCCAGCAGAGTAGCATTAGTTACAACTCCCAGACGTTTAACTCGCAGCAGCAATCGTTTTCCCAGACCAAGGTGTCTTCTGACAGTAATGGGTCCATATTCACCCAGAAGACAATGAGTAGTTCGGAAAGTACCATTAGCACAACAAATATATCTGGAAACGGGGACCCTGCATTGCTGGAGAAATTGGTAAAT GAAATAGAATCGATTTCTGTGTCAGACACGAACGGCGTGCCTCCGGCATTGCCGGAGAAGCGTTCGAAACGTAGAAAAGAGCGTCAGCCGTCGCAGTACGACAATGTACCTGAGAACGAGCATTTATCAACCTGTAGTTTACATACCAGTAATGGCGACAGTCCGGATGCCAGTAAACCACCGCCGCTTCCGCTCAAAAAGAGACACA TGTTCCAATCAGTGGCATATTCTG TTATGGCGTACATGGAGATGTTCGGGAACTGTTCCCACAGTAACAATGACTTCATCTCTGGTCTTGGGACTCGCCATTCAGTAGCAGCTTATAATTCAATGCAAGCAGAATGGCAAAAACACGAGATGGCCCTCACTACCACCCAGTCGTGCTCTTTTATGGCACACACTATGACTACATTACATGACAGCTCAAA TACCTCCATAACTATGACACCGCCGGTATCCGAAGTAACAAATAATTCTAGTCTCCCACCTGCATTGCCACCAAAGAGATCCCGTTCCATTAAATCAAACGCAACACCTCCACCTATATCACCGAAACCCACTGTTAGTATGCAAAGTATACATACGATCGACCCTGTAGTAACTTCGACACCAGTGAAAATAGAAGAATCGGTATGCACCCATGAGAAGAAAGACATCACACCTTCGACGCCGGTAAAATTG AATAATGTTACCTTAGAAACAATATTGCCACCTTCAAGACCTGCTAGCAATGCACTGTCGACCGTATCAGTTGACGAGAGCACTCTTGAACTAAGAGACGTCGATCAAGATGTAAAGTATTCTCCAAGTATCCTTGAGGAACTTGATGTCACCAAGTATTTAGTATTCAAGAAACCTGACGAAGAAGGACCTGATATACGGGGAGGACATCCGGATGCACTACTGATTCATGCAACCAAAGCTAATAAACATG ATGAGAAAGAGTCAG ACTTCCTATATCAAGAAGCATTCTTAACAACATATAGGACCTTTATGCAGCCACTTGAATTAATTCGGAAATTACACAGACGTCATCAATTGTTCTCTTGCTCTGCTGACGTCATTGAACAAAGGGCAGCTCGCGAGGCGTTTTCTTTATTAGTTAGAGTCGTTAGTGACTTAAC GATATCAGATCTCGATGATACTCTTCTGCAAACCTTAATGGAATACGTACTACAATTAGTATGCACTGGCGATCTCACAATGGCGAAGGCTCTGCGAGTCAAAATTTTAGAGAAGCATCAAGCGAAACAGTTGCAATCTGCGCAACCAATCCTCTCGTCTCTGAGCGTGACAACGAAGCAAGCTTCTCTTCTCGATTTTAAGAGCGAACAGATAGCTGAACAAATGACCCTGTTAGACGCAGATTTGTTCATGAAAATCGAGATACCGGAAGTGTTGATCTGGGCCCAGGAACAGAACGAGGAGCGAAGTCCGAATCTAACTAGGTTCACGGAACACTTCAATAAGATGTCGTACTGGGCTAGATCAAGGATATTGGAGCATAGGTTAGAGAACGAGGCGAAGGATAGAGAAAAATATGtggttaaatttattaaaataatgaaGCACCTTAGAAAGATCAATAACTTTAATAGTTATCTAGCCTTGCTTTCTGCACTGGATAGCGCGCCTATTAGAAGGCTCGAGTGGCAAAAGCATATTACAGAAGGCTTAAAGGAATATTGTGCTCTTATCGATAGTTCTAGCAGTTTTAGAGCCTACAGACAAGCTCTAGCTGAAACGCAACCGCCATGTATTCCATACAT TGGTCTCGTGTTACAAGATCTTACATTCGTGCATATTGGAAACAATGATTTATTACCTGATGGCACTATAAACTTTTCGAAAAGATGGCAACAGTTTAACATCGTTGAAAATATGAAGAGGTTCAAGAAAGG AAGATACTCGTTCAAGAAACATGAACGTATAATAACGTTCTTCAACAATTTCAGTGATTTCCTCTGTGAGGAGGCCATGTGGCAGATTTCAGAGAGTATCAAACCGCGCGGAGGTAAAAAGACCCAGTCACAGAACTAG
- the C3G gene encoding C3G guanyl-nucleotide exchange factor isoform X6, producing MPQYDESFLDSPIFRRRTRSYAVQKEFVPKSRSFITATPLLLAVTNHARTLSGSISTCSLKEVEERSSGKARGGKLARRARSFKEDFLEKLSQMRSPGSVSGGGGSGAATRAASPSSPRTPRDKNAPACTDTAAATTEKNPIRDLHIHVRQVQLALLHFRDVVWKKKLEMLPGNGTIVLDTITTIQSVLKSYLLYENSSALGSATDLVYQTLAQLLQLCDEVLLQGDQSPALDTEHVTHVIRVVEEAVKNLVALANEKIANRQKPAAVAANNRTSGYGSELTPQRNSLPDIPLTPRERQILEQTAATTSLVRSSHSSESILRDSSPPPKPPLPERTNVCLSEENSSSGTPPPLPPKRKTRAQQLLEESEIRSLLASSLDRVSLRSQSPVDSSSLLSASGGSLDSALNHSRDEDEIRAIMGPNDESLNVSMDSLMATIQGMQVNGTSNCSGWDGSETSITSIMLLGQTPQEMLDAFTGIEGKLERLSTQTQESGVVSMHSQRSSSQSYTTSSITSKRSSQQSSISYNSQTFNSQQQSFSQTKVSSDSNGSIFTQKTMSSSESTISTTNISGNGDPALLEKLVNEIESISVSDTNGVPPALPEKRSKRRKERQPSQYDNVPENEHLSTCSLHTSNGDSPDASKPPPLPLKKRHIMAYMEMFGNCSHSNNDFISGLGTRHSVAAYNSMQAEWQKHEMALTTTQSCSFMAHTMTTLHDSSNTSITMTPPVSEVTNNSSLPPALPPKRSRSIKSNATPPPISPKPTVSMQSIHTIDPVVTSTPVKIEESVCTHEKKDITPSTPVKLNNVTLETILPPSRPASNALSTVSVDESTLELRDVDQDVKYSPSILEELDVTKYLVFKKPDEEGPDIRGGHPDALLIHATKANKHDFLYQEAFLTTYRTFMQPLELIRKLHRRHQLFSCSADVIEQRAAREAFSLLVRVVSDLTISDLDDTLLQTLMEYVLQLVCTGDLTMAKALRVKILEKHQAKQLQSAQPILSSLSVTTKQASLLDFKSEQIAEQMTLLDADLFMKIEIPEVLIWAQEQNEERSPNLTRFTEHFNKMSYWARSRILEHRLENEAKDREKYVVKFIKIMKHLRKINNFNSYLALLSALDSAPIRRLEWQKHITEGLKEYCALIDSSSSFRAYRQALAETQPPCIPYIGLVLQDLTFVHIGNNDLLPDGTINFSKRWQQFNIVENMKRFKKGRYSFKKHERIITFFNNFSDFLCEEAMWQISESIKPRGGKKTQSQN from the exons AAGTAGAGGAGCGGTCCAGCGGGAAGGCGCGCGGCGGTAAACTAGCGCGTCGTGCGCGCTCCTTCAAGGAGGACTTCCTGGAGAAGCTCTCCCAGATGCGTTCACCTGGCAGCGTGAGCGGTGGCGGTGGTAGCGGGGCCGCCACGAGGGCTGCCTCACCCTCGTCGCCACGGACACCTAGGGACAAAAACGCCCCCGCCTGCACCGACACCGCGGCGGCCACCACCGAGAAGAACCCCATCCGAGACTTGCACATCCACGTGCGACAGGTGCAGCTGGCGCTGCTTCACTTCAGGGATGTCGTGTGGAAGAAGAAGCTCGAGATGCTGCCGGGAAACGGCACCATCGTCCTCGACACCATTACCACGATACAGTCCGTGCTGAAGTCCTATCTTCTCTACGAGAATAG CTCCGCTCTGGGTTCAGCGACGGATCTAGTCTATCAGACACTAGCGCAATTGTTACAGCTCTGTGATGAGGTGTTACTGCAGGGCGACCAGTCACCTGCGTTAGACACCGAGCACGTGACACACGTCATAAGAGTAGTTGAGGAAGCTGTGAAAAATTTGGTTGCCTTGGCAAACGAGAAGATCGCCAACAGACAAAAACCCGCAGCTGTCGCTGCTAACAACAG AACGTCGGGTTATGGGTCGGAATTGACGCCACAAAGAAATTCCTTACCCGATATTCCGCTAACCCCGAGGGAACGGCAGATTTTAGAGCAGACCGCTGCGACTACTAGTCTGGTCCGTAGTTCGCATAGTTCCGAGTCGATTTTAAGGGATTCTAGTCCACCCCCAAAACCACCACTCCCTGAGAG AACAAATGTGTGTCTGTCGGAGGAAAATAGCTCTTCCGGGACACCGCCGCCGTTGCCCCCGAAACGGAAAACGCGAGCTCAGCAGTTGTTGGAGGAGTCCGAAATCCGAAGTCTTTTAGCGTCTAGTCTTGATAGGGTCTCCCTGCGAAGTCAATCTCCAGTGGATTCGTCGTCACTTTTAAGCGCGTCGGGTGGAAGTCTGGATTCGGCTCTGAATCATTCTCGCGACGAGGACGAGATTAGAGCGATCATGGGACCAAACGACGAGTCTCTGAACGTCAGTATGGATAGCCTAATGGCTACTATCCAAG GCATGCAAGTAAATGGTACCTCAAACTGTAGCGGCTGGGACGGTTCTGAAACCAGTATAACAAGCATTATGCTGTTGGGTCAAACTCCCCAAGAAATGCTTGACGCGTTCACTG GTATTGAAGGAAAACTGGAACGATTATCCACTCAAACGCAAGAATCCGGTGTGGTATCCATGCACTCACAACGAAGTTCGTCCCAAAGTTACACCACCTCAAGCATCACATCCAAAAGATCGTCCCAGCAGAGTAGCATTAGTTACAACTCCCAGACGTTTAACTCGCAGCAGCAATCGTTTTCCCAGACCAAGGTGTCTTCTGACAGTAATGGGTCCATATTCACCCAGAAGACAATGAGTAGTTCGGAAAGTACCATTAGCACAACAAATATATCTGGAAACGGGGACCCTGCATTGCTGGAGAAATTGGTAAAT GAAATAGAATCGATTTCTGTGTCAGACACGAACGGCGTGCCTCCGGCATTGCCGGAGAAGCGTTCGAAACGTAGAAAAGAGCGTCAGCCGTCGCAGTACGACAATGTACCTGAGAACGAGCATTTATCAACCTGTAGTTTACATACCAGTAATGGCGACAGTCCGGATGCCAGTAAACCACCGCCGCTTCCGCTCAAAAAGAGACACA TTATGGCGTACATGGAGATGTTCGGGAACTGTTCCCACAGTAACAATGACTTCATCTCTGGTCTTGGGACTCGCCATTCAGTAGCAGCTTATAATTCAATGCAAGCAGAATGGCAAAAACACGAGATGGCCCTCACTACCACCCAGTCGTGCTCTTTTATGGCACACACTATGACTACATTACATGACAGCTCAAA TACCTCCATAACTATGACACCGCCGGTATCCGAAGTAACAAATAATTCTAGTCTCCCACCTGCATTGCCACCAAAGAGATCCCGTTCCATTAAATCAAACGCAACACCTCCACCTATATCACCGAAACCCACTGTTAGTATGCAAAGTATACATACGATCGACCCTGTAGTAACTTCGACACCAGTGAAAATAGAAGAATCGGTATGCACCCATGAGAAGAAAGACATCACACCTTCGACGCCGGTAAAATTG AATAATGTTACCTTAGAAACAATATTGCCACCTTCAAGACCTGCTAGCAATGCACTGTCGACCGTATCAGTTGACGAGAGCACTCTTGAACTAAGAGACGTCGATCAAGATGTAAAGTATTCTCCAAGTATCCTTGAGGAACTTGATGTCACCAAGTATTTAGTATTCAAGAAACCTGACGAAGAAGGACCTGATATACGGGGAGGACATCCGGATGCACTACTGATTCATGCAACCAAAGCTAATAAACATG ACTTCCTATATCAAGAAGCATTCTTAACAACATATAGGACCTTTATGCAGCCACTTGAATTAATTCGGAAATTACACAGACGTCATCAATTGTTCTCTTGCTCTGCTGACGTCATTGAACAAAGGGCAGCTCGCGAGGCGTTTTCTTTATTAGTTAGAGTCGTTAGTGACTTAAC GATATCAGATCTCGATGATACTCTTCTGCAAACCTTAATGGAATACGTACTACAATTAGTATGCACTGGCGATCTCACAATGGCGAAGGCTCTGCGAGTCAAAATTTTAGAGAAGCATCAAGCGAAACAGTTGCAATCTGCGCAACCAATCCTCTCGTCTCTGAGCGTGACAACGAAGCAAGCTTCTCTTCTCGATTTTAAGAGCGAACAGATAGCTGAACAAATGACCCTGTTAGACGCAGATTTGTTCATGAAAATCGAGATACCGGAAGTGTTGATCTGGGCCCAGGAACAGAACGAGGAGCGAAGTCCGAATCTAACTAGGTTCACGGAACACTTCAATAAGATGTCGTACTGGGCTAGATCAAGGATATTGGAGCATAGGTTAGAGAACGAGGCGAAGGATAGAGAAAAATATGtggttaaatttattaaaataatgaaGCACCTTAGAAAGATCAATAACTTTAATAGTTATCTAGCCTTGCTTTCTGCACTGGATAGCGCGCCTATTAGAAGGCTCGAGTGGCAAAAGCATATTACAGAAGGCTTAAAGGAATATTGTGCTCTTATCGATAGTTCTAGCAGTTTTAGAGCCTACAGACAAGCTCTAGCTGAAACGCAACCGCCATGTATTCCATACAT TGGTCTCGTGTTACAAGATCTTACATTCGTGCATATTGGAAACAATGATTTATTACCTGATGGCACTATAAACTTTTCGAAAAGATGGCAACAGTTTAACATCGTTGAAAATATGAAGAGGTTCAAGAAAGG AAGATACTCGTTCAAGAAACATGAACGTATAATAACGTTCTTCAACAATTTCAGTGATTTCCTCTGTGAGGAGGCCATGTGGCAGATTTCAGAGAGTATCAAACCGCGCGGAGGTAAAAAGACCCAGTCACAGAACTAG